The uncultured Eubacteriales bacterium region CCTCGATCTCCTGGCGCGAAAAGCTGCCTGCGGCCAGTTCCTGGTCGGAGAGATGGTTTAGGCGGGCATAGAAGTCGTTGGCCACGTCCAGAAAGGCGGGGCAAGGTTCCTCGGCCTCGTCTATGGCCTCGAAGAGGAGATTCTCCGCGTCCCCGTATTGGCCCTGTCCGGTGAGGGTAAGGAGGGAGGTGTAGAG contains the following coding sequences:
- a CDS encoding conserved hypothetical protein (Evidence 4 : Homologs of previously reported genes of unknown function); translated protein: MLTQDWIMRQIETLTLTIAKLVFQKDIPDYRPGDDGRTDADALYTSLLTLTGQGQYGDAENLLFEAIDEAEEPCPAFLDVANDFYARLNHLSDQELAAGSFSRQEIEDGLRDVMDQFGVELP